One Gordonia sp. SID5947 genomic region harbors:
- a CDS encoding EamA family transporter has protein sequence MSTTTSHHTPGTSTGLALALASSAAFALSGVLARAMIDSGWSAGATVTARIAIGAAVLLIPGLVAVRGMPSRLRNSWPTLLAYGVLAVATCQLAYFYAVTYLQVGVALLIEYTAPVAVIGWMWIRHRQRPGRGTVIGAVVAIVGLGLVLDVGSGGGINGVGVAWALVAMVGAAAYFVISADDRLDIPPLTLAAGGLVIGAVGLAAAGLVGILPMRAGTADVDLAGHRLAWWVPLALLGVVTAALAYSLGIAAGRRLGSRVMSFVGLSEVLFAVLFAWLALAELPSAIQLIGGILVVGGVVIVRIGEAATRSEEPVL, from the coding sequence GTGAGCACAACCACCTCGCACCACACACCGGGCACCTCGACCGGACTGGCCCTCGCTCTCGCATCGTCGGCCGCCTTTGCACTCTCGGGTGTGCTGGCACGGGCGATGATCGACTCGGGCTGGTCGGCCGGTGCGACCGTCACGGCCCGTATCGCGATCGGTGCCGCGGTCCTCCTCATACCCGGCCTCGTCGCGGTCCGCGGCATGCCGTCGCGCCTGCGCAACTCGTGGCCGACGCTCCTCGCATACGGCGTGCTGGCAGTGGCCACCTGCCAGCTCGCGTACTTCTACGCGGTGACCTATCTGCAGGTCGGAGTGGCATTGCTGATCGAGTACACAGCGCCGGTGGCGGTCATCGGATGGATGTGGATACGCCACCGCCAACGCCCGGGCCGCGGCACGGTGATCGGTGCGGTGGTGGCGATCGTCGGGCTCGGTCTGGTCCTCGACGTCGGCAGCGGGGGTGGCATCAACGGGGTGGGTGTCGCCTGGGCCCTCGTCGCGATGGTGGGTGCTGCGGCCTATTTCGTCATCTCCGCCGACGACCGGCTCGACATCCCACCGCTGACACTCGCCGCGGGTGGGCTGGTGATCGGCGCGGTCGGTCTCGCCGCGGCCGGCCTCGTCGGGATACTACCGATGCGGGCCGGGACCGCCGATGTGGATCTGGCCGGCCATCGTCTGGCGTGGTGGGTGCCGCTCGCGCTCCTCGGAGTGGTCACCGCCGCGCTCGCGTATTCGCTCGGTATCGCCGCCGGACGCCGGCTCGGCTCGCGGGTCATGTCTTTCGTGGGGCTCTCAGAGGTGCTCTTCGCGGTATTGTTCGCCTGGCTCGCGCTGGCCGAGTTGCCGTCGGCGATCCAACTGATCGGCGGCATCCTTGTCGTCGGCGGCGTGGTCATCGTGCGCATCGGGGAGGCCGCCACCCGCAGCGAAGAGCCAGTGCTGTGA
- a CDS encoding maleylpyruvate isomerase N-terminal domain-containing protein — MFSRFDYIDAARETGARFVELVRTVDDPETRLPATPSWTVADCLGHVSSAPGRHLDLARGEGSWSLRATDLPDFNAKQIANLPTRDVTLLTEKLLDDLDCLLDEVTHFGARVPLMKFDGDRCIRADAALGILIGEFVVHGHDVASAVGAVWDIDPAIAPLVARGRHQILPDWVDETTCDGHSATYDIRLRGCTERFVYEFTDGRLEIDPSDPRPPDVHISIDPVVALLAAYGRTSPTWAALTGRAFAWGGRPWLAASLHRRFVPA, encoded by the coding sequence ATGTTCTCGCGGTTCGACTACATCGACGCTGCGCGGGAGACCGGCGCGCGGTTCGTGGAGTTGGTGCGCACTGTCGACGATCCCGAGACCCGACTGCCCGCCACCCCTTCGTGGACGGTGGCGGATTGCCTCGGACACGTCTCATCGGCGCCCGGTCGCCACCTCGATCTCGCGCGCGGCGAGGGCTCGTGGTCGTTGCGAGCGACAGACCTTCCCGACTTCAACGCGAAGCAGATCGCCAACCTGCCCACCCGTGACGTCACGCTGCTCACCGAAAAGCTTCTCGATGACCTCGACTGTCTGCTCGACGAGGTGACCCATTTCGGAGCGCGGGTACCGCTGATGAAGTTCGACGGCGATCGGTGCATCCGCGCCGATGCCGCACTCGGCATCCTCATCGGCGAATTCGTCGTGCACGGCCACGACGTCGCCTCCGCGGTCGGCGCCGTGTGGGACATCGACCCGGCGATCGCGCCGCTCGTGGCACGAGGTCGTCATCAGATCCTGCCCGATTGGGTGGACGAGACCACGTGCGACGGGCACTCGGCGACTTACGACATCCGACTGCGCGGGTGCACCGAGCGGTTCGTCTACGAGTTCACCGACGGACGGCTCGAGATCGATCCGTCCGATCCACGACCCCCTGACGTGCACATCAGCATCGATCCGGTCGTGGCATTGCTCGCGGCCTACGGCCGTACGTCACCGACCTGGGCGGCGCTGACGGGTCGCGCCTTCGCGTGGGGCGGTCGGCCGTGGCTGGCCGCAAGCCTCCACAGGCGGTTCGTACCGGCCTGA
- a CDS encoding AzlC family ABC transporter permease, translating to MRSSWRTLDPSAVRAIVVMSASVLVIGTSYGVAAHTAGLAWWQILTIATVVLAGSSEFVFVGVIAGGGAPLVAALAGLLVNSRNFGYGLSVGKHLGRGLPLALGAHLINDETAALAAGERDSRRARAMFFLCGVGILIGWPLGSVLGSAIGGLVASPESLGLDAAFPALLAALAVPALRERTTLAAALIGGGVAVVASPFLPAGVPIMLSLLGVALVEVMRRRPTIAGTKASGDPAEGRNPEESLR from the coding sequence ATGCGTTCGTCTTGGAGAACACTCGACCCCTCGGCGGTTCGCGCCATCGTGGTGATGAGCGCATCCGTGCTGGTGATCGGCACCTCGTACGGCGTAGCCGCGCACACGGCCGGGCTGGCCTGGTGGCAGATCCTCACGATCGCCACCGTCGTACTCGCGGGATCGTCGGAGTTCGTGTTCGTCGGGGTCATCGCCGGCGGCGGCGCGCCGCTGGTGGCCGCCCTCGCCGGGCTTCTCGTGAACAGCCGCAACTTCGGCTACGGACTGTCGGTCGGCAAACACCTCGGACGTGGGCTCCCGTTGGCGCTCGGCGCACATCTGATCAACGACGAGACAGCCGCGCTCGCGGCCGGTGAGCGCGACTCCCGACGCGCTCGGGCCATGTTCTTCCTCTGTGGCGTCGGCATCCTCATCGGTTGGCCCCTGGGGTCGGTGCTCGGTTCGGCCATCGGCGGTCTGGTGGCGAGCCCCGAGTCGCTCGGACTCGACGCCGCGTTCCCGGCGCTGCTCGCGGCGCTGGCAGTGCCGGCTCTCCGCGAGCGGACGACCCTGGCCGCCGCACTGATCGGTGGTGGCGTCGCGGTGGTCGCCTCGCCATTCCTCCCCGCCGGCGTGCCGATCATGCTGTCCCTGCTCGGCGTCGCCCTCGTCGAGGTCATGCGACGCCGCCCGACCATCGCCGGCACAAAGGCATCGGGGGATCCGGCCGAGGGCCGGAACCCGGAGGAATCGCTGCGATGA